ACTCCAAAACCCGGCGAAATCGTTTTGACGCTGCGTGACACCGCCACCAAGAACGACACAACCTACCGCATCAGCCATACGACCCACGGGACCCATCAACAGCCCGCCATACTAAAAGGTGACCTCGCCAGCGACTTCATTACCTATCGCTTTTTCTTCGGATTCTCTCATTTTCGAAATTCCGAAAAGTTTAACCTCTGGCCACTCTTCGAGAAGGAAATCCTGCCTTTCTGCGTATCGACTGGAGGTAAGGTGCCGGTAGACTGCTGGAACGCAATCAAATCGGGTAATCCAAATCCGAATGCTAGTGTAGTGTCTCAGTAATATCTTTCCAATATTGGTTGGTTCTGGTATCGTCTGGGGTATGTGGAAACCAACCGACTCGTTGCCGATGACGGGAGAACAGAAACAGACGTTGGAGGCGTGGATGCGGGCGAAGACCAG
This portion of the Nitrospira sp. genome encodes:
- a CDS encoding ATP-binding protein produces the protein MKSRLHRLEICNFKAFREFTLDLEGRHLLVYGPNGSGKSSLYWAFYTFLQSARKPTPEVAKYFDPTDQQNLLNIHEQGEATPKPGEIVLTLRDTATKNDTTYRISHTTHGTHQQPAILKGDLASDFITYRFFFGFSHFRNSEKFNLWPLFEKEILPFCVSTGGKVPVDCWNAIKSGNPNPNASVVSQ